In the genome of Myxococcus stipitatus, one region contains:
- a CDS encoding SDR family NAD(P)-dependent oxidoreductase: protein MAEMSYRTALVTGASSGLGRGLALWLAKRGIRVFAGGRRMPQLQALAAEAQAAGATVEPVEMDVTQVEPTRERLLALDSECGGLDLVIANAGVGGVTHGRRMEWDPVRAIIDTNVTGAAATLTAVLPLMVERRRGHLVGISSLAAHRGLAGHAAYSASKAFLATFLESLRVDLSNTGVRVTCVFPGFVKSEMTANNAFPMPFLMETEAAVELMGTGILRGETELSFPWQLALPSRLAKVLPNPIFDAAARRLR from the coding sequence ATGGCGGAGATGAGCTACCGGACGGCGCTGGTCACAGGTGCCTCGAGCGGCCTCGGCAGGGGCCTCGCGCTGTGGTTGGCCAAGCGGGGCATCCGAGTGTTCGCCGGGGGACGCCGCATGCCGCAGCTCCAGGCGCTCGCCGCCGAGGCCCAGGCCGCGGGGGCGACGGTGGAGCCGGTGGAGATGGACGTCACGCAGGTGGAGCCCACGCGGGAGCGGCTGCTCGCGCTCGACTCGGAGTGTGGCGGGCTGGACCTCGTCATCGCCAACGCGGGTGTCGGCGGTGTCACGCATGGGCGGCGGATGGAGTGGGACCCCGTTCGCGCCATCATCGACACCAACGTCACCGGTGCCGCGGCCACGCTGACGGCCGTGTTGCCGCTCATGGTGGAGCGGCGGCGAGGCCACCTGGTGGGCATCTCCAGCCTCGCGGCGCACCGAGGGCTCGCGGGCCACGCGGCGTATTCCGCGTCCAAGGCGTTCCTCGCCACGTTCCTGGAGAGCCTGCGCGTGGACCTGAGCAACACGGGCGTGCGGGTCACGTGTGTGTTCCCGGGCTTCGTGAAGAGCGAGATGACCGCCAACAACGCCTTCCCCATGCCCTTCCTGATGGAGACGGAGGCGGCCGTGGAGCTGATGGGCACGGGCATCCTCCGCGGTGAGACGGAGCTGTCCTTCCCGTGGCAGCTCGCCCTGCCCTCGCGGCTGGCGAAGGTGCTGCCCAATCCGATTTTCGACGCCGCCGCCCGACGGCTGCGCTGA
- a CDS encoding arylsulfatase, translating into MPGDSMVAKKKEARKQPNILVIFGDDIGYWNVSAYNLGAMGYRTPNIDRLAKEGALFTDYYAQQSCTAGRAAFITGQCPFRTGLTKVGMPGAKVGLQPEDPTIADLLKARGYMTAQFGKNHLGDRDEFLPTVHGFDEFFGNLYHLNAEEEPENPDYPKDPAFKKRFGPRGVLRCKSDGKGGQTVEDTGPLTKKRMETVDEEFLGAAMDYLERAKKADQPFFMWFNTTRMHIHTHLKPESRGKTGLGLYPDGMVEHDAQVGQLLDKLEELGLSEDTIVVYTTDNGAMTCMWPDGGMTPFRGEKDTNWEGAFRAPCVVRWPGVIEPGTQFNDLFSSEDWLPTFLAAAGDPDIVEKCKRGHDANGKHFKVHLDGYDQTAFLSGKGPSERVQFFYFGDDGELVAVRHGRMKLVFAEQNAKGIEAWGEPFTFRRAPLAFDLRADPLERSQDAVGYQAWLIDHAFYFVPAQQAVARFLSTFREFPPRQRPSSFSVDQVVEKLESAPSGLH; encoded by the coding sequence ATGCCGGGGGACTCGATGGTCGCCAAGAAGAAGGAAGCCAGGAAGCAGCCCAACATCCTCGTCATCTTCGGGGATGACATCGGCTACTGGAACGTGAGCGCCTACAACCTCGGAGCCATGGGCTACCGCACGCCCAACATCGACCGGCTCGCGAAGGAAGGCGCGCTCTTCACCGACTACTACGCGCAGCAGAGCTGCACGGCGGGACGCGCGGCCTTCATCACCGGGCAGTGTCCCTTCCGCACCGGCCTCACCAAGGTCGGCATGCCGGGCGCGAAAGTGGGCCTCCAGCCCGAGGACCCCACCATCGCCGACCTGCTCAAGGCCCGCGGCTACATGACGGCCCAGTTCGGGAAGAACCACCTGGGCGACCGCGACGAGTTCCTGCCCACCGTGCACGGCTTCGACGAGTTCTTCGGCAACCTCTACCACCTCAACGCGGAGGAGGAGCCAGAGAACCCGGACTATCCCAAGGACCCCGCCTTCAAGAAGCGCTTCGGGCCTCGGGGCGTGCTGCGCTGCAAGTCGGACGGCAAGGGCGGGCAGACGGTGGAGGACACGGGCCCGCTCACGAAGAAGCGCATGGAGACGGTGGACGAGGAGTTCCTCGGCGCGGCCATGGACTACCTGGAGCGCGCGAAGAAGGCCGACCAGCCCTTCTTCATGTGGTTCAACACCACGCGCATGCACATCCACACGCACCTGAAGCCCGAGTCACGCGGCAAGACGGGCCTGGGGCTGTACCCGGATGGCATGGTCGAGCACGACGCGCAGGTGGGGCAGCTGCTCGACAAGCTCGAGGAGCTGGGGCTCTCCGAGGACACGATTGTCGTCTACACCACGGACAACGGCGCGATGACGTGCATGTGGCCCGACGGCGGCATGACGCCCTTCCGAGGCGAGAAGGACACGAACTGGGAAGGCGCCTTCCGCGCGCCGTGTGTCGTGCGCTGGCCCGGCGTCATCGAGCCCGGCACGCAGTTCAACGACCTGTTCTCCTCGGAGGACTGGCTGCCCACGTTCCTCGCCGCGGCGGGGGACCCGGACATCGTGGAGAAGTGCAAGCGCGGCCACGACGCGAACGGCAAGCACTTCAAGGTCCACCTGGATGGGTACGACCAGACGGCGTTCCTCTCGGGCAAGGGCCCCTCGGAGCGCGTGCAGTTCTTCTACTTCGGCGACGACGGGGAGCTGGTCGCGGTGCGCCACGGGCGCATGAAGCTCGTCTTCGCGGAGCAGAACGCGAAGGGCATCGAGGCCTGGGGTGAGCCCTTCACCTTCCGCCGCGCGCCGCTCGCCTTCGACCTGCGCGCCGACCCGCTGGAGCGCTCGCAGGACGCGGTGGGTTATCAGGCGTGGCTCATCGACCATGCGTTCTACTTCGTGCCCGCGCAGCAGGCCGTGGCCCGGTTCCTGTCGACGTTCCGCGAGTTCCCGCCTCGCCAGCGCCCGTCCAGCTTCTCCGTGGACCAGGTCGTGGAGAAGCTCGAGTCGGCGCCGTCGGGCCTGCACTGA